One window from the genome of [Clostridium] celerecrescens 18A encodes:
- the hydA gene encoding dihydropyrimidinase encodes MKMLLKGGTVVSGSGIIQADVLMDEGKIQAVEAGIQAEEAEVIDVTGKLLFPGFIDAHTHFDLHVAGTVTADNFETGTKAALSGGTTMIIDFATQYPGETLEKALENWHKKADGNASCDYGFHLAISDWNPSISKELEEIVAGGVTSFKLYMTYDEMYLNDKKIYQVLKRLKEVGGIAGIHCENMGLIEALVEEEKAKGNLSVSTHKKTRPAAVEAEAIGRLLKIAGLADAPVIIVHLSSGEGYQEVKYARERGQEIYLETCPQYLLLDESVYDLPGFEGSKYVISPTIKKEKDSTRLWNALLKNHIQTIATDHCSFTTSQKAAGKDDFTKIPNGMPGVESRPVLIYSFGVLEHNLKLEQMCRVLSENPAKLYGVYPQKGAIAPGSDGDIVVWDPDIQWTMSVENQVANVDYCPFEGTSVKGKAELVFLNGRLAAKDGQVVLEKTGSYVPRKRRMELY; translated from the coding sequence ATGAAGATGCTATTAAAGGGTGGAACTGTAGTATCAGGAAGCGGCATAATCCAGGCGGATGTCCTTATGGATGAGGGAAAGATCCAGGCAGTGGAAGCAGGGATCCAGGCAGAAGAAGCGGAGGTTATTGATGTAACGGGAAAGCTTCTGTTCCCGGGCTTCATCGATGCACATACGCATTTTGATCTTCATGTGGCAGGTACCGTTACGGCAGATAATTTTGAAACGGGAACAAAAGCCGCTTTGTCTGGCGGAACTACGATGATCATTGATTTTGCCACCCAGTATCCGGGAGAGACCCTGGAAAAAGCGCTGGAAAACTGGCATAAAAAAGCAGATGGAAACGCATCCTGTGATTATGGTTTTCACCTGGCGATCTCCGACTGGAACCCTTCTATCAGCAAGGAGCTGGAAGAAATTGTTGCAGGCGGCGTAACCTCCTTTAAGCTATACATGACTTATGATGAGATGTACTTAAATGATAAGAAAATCTATCAGGTACTGAAGCGGCTGAAGGAAGTCGGCGGAATTGCCGGTATCCATTGTGAAAATATGGGACTCATAGAAGCGCTGGTGGAAGAAGAGAAAGCAAAAGGCAATTTGTCCGTCAGCACCCATAAAAAAACCAGACCGGCTGCAGTAGAGGCGGAAGCTATCGGCAGGTTGTTAAAAATTGCAGGCCTTGCGGATGCTCCGGTAATCATCGTCCATCTAAGTTCCGGTGAGGGTTATCAGGAGGTAAAATATGCACGGGAACGGGGCCAGGAGATTTATCTGGAGACTTGTCCCCAGTACCTGCTTCTTGATGAAAGTGTTTATGACCTTCCCGGCTTTGAGGGCAGCAAGTATGTGATTTCTCCTACCATTAAGAAAGAAAAGGACAGCACCAGACTGTGGAATGCCCTTCTAAAGAATCATATCCAGACCATAGCTACAGATCATTGCAGCTTTACCACCAGCCAGAAGGCGGCGGGAAAAGATGATTTTACTAAGATTCCGAACGGAATGCCAGGAGTGGAATCCCGTCCTGTCCTCATATACAGCTTCGGTGTGCTGGAGCATAACTTAAAGCTGGAGCAGATGTGCCGTGTGCTGTCAGAGAATCCGGCAAAGCTTTACGGTGTTTATCCCCAGAAAGGGGCCATTGCTCCCGGAAGCGATGGGGATATCGTGGTGTGGGATCCGGATATCCAGTGGACGATGTCTGTAGAAAACCAGGTGGCAAATGTGGATTATTGTCCTTTTGAAGGAACCTCTGTCAAGGGAAAAGCTGAGCTTGTATTCTTAAATGGCCGCCTGGCTGCAAAAGACGGTCAGGTCGTATTGGAGAAAACTGGTTCTTATGTTCCCAGAAAGAGGCGTATGGAGCTGTATTAA
- the ygfK gene encoding putative selenate reductase subunit YgfK, translated as MGDRMTPMPFGQLVDWIVKEQGKNDTVFGVYRPYKADEKNNRKIFGRNLETPMGPAAGPHTQLTQNIVASYYAGSRFFELKTVQILDGEDLPVSKPCIKADDECYNCEWSTELYVPQAQDEYIKAWILLHIIAKEYGLGAMDGFQFNMSVGYDLEGIKSPKVNSFIDNMKDAKDTEMFKDCIKYLFDHLDQFKNVTREDIESIPSEICNSVTLSTLHGCPPQEIQRIATYLIEEKGLNTFIKCNPTLLGYEFARKTMDDMGYDYVSFGDFHFLDDLQYEDAIPMLKTLMTLAGKKNLEFGVKITNTFPVDVKNKELPSEEMYMSGKSLYPLSITLAARLAKEFDGKLRISFSGGADYHNIKAIVDAGIWPVTVATTLLKPGGYQRLYQIAEKLEGGKVEFTGVDPEKTAKLAADAVHDPHHKKAVKPLPIRKMPKSVPLIDCYVAPCKEGCPIHQDITTYLQLSGAGKYEDAMKVIAEKNPLPFITGTICAHNCMSKCNRNYYEDPVNIRGVKLVCAEGGYDAFMKEIKAGELKGKKTAVVGGGPAGLAAAYFLTKNGMPATIFEKSGSLGGVVKHVIPGFRIPDEAIDKDAALSLAYGAELRLNAEVTDLEALKKEGFDYIILATGASKPGVLKLEAGETINALDFLAQFKETDGKLNIGKNVVVIGGGNTAMDTARAVKRTEGVEHSYLVYRRTKRYMPADEEELEMALEDGVEFKELLSPVELKNGKLLCKVMKLGDTDATGRRGIVETEETVEIPADTVIAAVGEQVPTEFYEANGINVSNRGKVLVNEETLETSAAGVYVVGDGLYGPATVVEAMRDARVAAEAILGKKAAVDFDDTVDHLDKIYDKRGILEGTRDYKVEDVRCLGCSNVCENCAEVCPNRANLALNIPGLSMHQIVHVDYMCNECGNCKSFCPYDSAPYLDKFTLFANEADMENSKNEGFVVLDKEAAACKVRYLGNILNWKAGEKDSVIPEGLRKVMETVCSDYDYILG; from the coding sequence ATGGGAGATAGAATGACCCCAATGCCCTTTGGGCAGTTAGTGGACTGGATCGTAAAAGAACAAGGAAAGAATGATACTGTTTTTGGTGTCTACAGACCTTATAAAGCAGACGAGAAAAACAACCGTAAAATATTCGGACGTAATTTGGAGACACCTATGGGACCGGCAGCCGGCCCTCATACCCAGCTCACACAGAATATTGTAGCTTCCTACTATGCCGGAAGCCGTTTCTTCGAACTAAAGACTGTTCAGATCTTAGACGGAGAAGATCTGCCTGTAAGCAAACCATGTATTAAGGCAGATGACGAGTGCTATAACTGTGAGTGGTCTACAGAACTTTATGTTCCGCAGGCTCAGGACGAATACATCAAGGCATGGATCCTGCTTCATATCATTGCAAAAGAATACGGACTTGGAGCAATGGATGGCTTCCAGTTCAACATGAGCGTTGGATATGATCTGGAAGGAATTAAATCCCCGAAGGTGAACTCCTTTATCGATAACATGAAGGATGCAAAAGATACAGAGATGTTTAAGGATTGCATAAAATATCTTTTCGATCATTTGGATCAGTTTAAGAACGTGACCAGAGAAGATATCGAAAGCATTCCTTCCGAAATCTGCAATTCCGTAACCCTTTCCACTCTTCACGGATGTCCTCCTCAGGAGATTCAGAGAATTGCTACTTACCTGATCGAGGAAAAGGGACTGAATACCTTCATTAAGTGCAACCCCACTCTTCTTGGATATGAATTTGCCAGAAAGACCATGGATGATATGGGATATGATTATGTATCATTCGGCGATTTCCACTTCCTTGATGACTTACAGTACGAGGATGCAATTCCCATGTTAAAGACCCTTATGACTTTGGCTGGGAAAAAGAACCTGGAATTCGGTGTTAAGATTACAAATACCTTCCCGGTTGATGTAAAGAATAAAGAGCTTCCAAGCGAAGAGATGTATATGTCCGGAAAGTCTTTATATCCTCTTTCCATTACTCTGGCAGCCAGACTGGCAAAGGAATTTGACGGAAAGTTAAGAATTTCCTTCTCAGGCGGTGCAGATTACCACAACATCAAGGCAATTGTAGATGCAGGAATCTGGCCTGTAACCGTGGCAACCACTCTTTTAAAGCCAGGCGGCTATCAGAGACTTTACCAGATCGCAGAGAAACTGGAAGGCGGTAAAGTGGAGTTTACAGGAGTGGATCCGGAAAAGACTGCGAAACTGGCAGCAGATGCAGTTCATGATCCTCATCACAAAAAGGCAGTAAAACCACTTCCTATCAGGAAGATGCCTAAGAGTGTGCCCCTAATTGACTGCTATGTGGCTCCATGTAAGGAAGGCTGCCCCATTCATCAGGATATCACCACCTATTTACAGCTTTCCGGTGCAGGCAAATACGAGGATGCGATGAAGGTAATCGCAGAAAAGAATCCGCTTCCATTCATAACCGGAACTATCTGTGCTCATAACTGTATGAGCAAGTGTAACCGGAACTATTATGAAGATCCGGTAAATATCCGCGGAGTTAAGCTTGTCTGTGCAGAAGGCGGCTATGATGCGTTCATGAAGGAAATCAAAGCAGGAGAACTGAAGGGCAAAAAGACAGCAGTAGTAGGCGGCGGCCCGGCTGGTCTTGCAGCAGCTTATTTCCTGACAAAGAACGGAATGCCTGCAACCATTTTTGAAAAGAGCGGCAGCCTGGGCGGCGTGGTAAAACATGTGATCCCTGGATTCCGTATTCCGGATGAGGCAATCGACAAGGATGCTGCCCTGTCTCTGGCCTATGGAGCTGAGTTAAGATTAAATGCAGAAGTGACAGATTTAGAAGCCTTAAAGAAGGAAGGATTTGATTATATTATCCTTGCGACAGGCGCGTCAAAACCAGGCGTATTAAAGCTTGAAGCAGGAGAAACCATAAATGCTTTAGATTTCCTGGCTCAATTTAAGGAGACCGACGGAAAATTAAACATCGGTAAAAATGTAGTGGTTATCGGCGGCGGCAATACTGCCATGGATACAGCCAGAGCGGTAAAGAGAACAGAAGGCGTGGAACACTCCTACCTGGTTTACCGTAGGACCAAGCGCTATATGCCTGCAGATGAGGAAGAATTAGAGATGGCATTGGAAGACGGCGTGGAATTCAAGGAACTGCTGTCTCCAGTAGAGCTTAAAAACGGTAAACTCCTTTGCAAAGTGATGAAGCTTGGTGATACCGATGCTACCGGCAGAAGAGGTATTGTAGAAACAGAAGAAACCGTGGAGATTCCTGCAGATACAGTGATCGCTGCAGTAGGCGAGCAGGTTCCTACAGAATTCTATGAAGCAAACGGCATTAACGTAAGCAACCGCGGCAAAGTCCTTGTAAACGAGGAAACATTAGAAACCAGCGCTGCAGGAGTTTATGTAGTAGGTGACGGACTCTATGGACCGGCTACAGTAGTAGAGGCTATGAGAGATGCCCGTGTGGCTGCTGAAGCAATTTTAGGCAAGAAGGCTGCTGTGGACTTTGATGATACAGTGGATCACTTAGATAAGATTTATGATAAGCGCGGTATCCTTGAAGGAACAAGGGATTATAAGGTAGAAGATGTAAGATGTCTTGGCTGCTCCAATGTCTGCGAAAACTGTGCTGAGGTCTGTCCAAACCGTGCGAACCTTGCACTGAATATTCCAGGCTTATCCATGCACCAGATCGTACACGTGGACTATATGTGCAACGAGTGCGGTAACTGTAAGAGCTTCTGTCCATATGACAGCGCTCCTTATCTGGATAAGTTTACTTTGTTCGCCAACGAGGCTGACATGGAAAACAGCAAAAATGAGGGCTTTGTTGTATTAGATAAAGAAGCAGCAGCCTGCAAAGTACGTTACCTTGGCAATATTCTCAATTGGAAAGCCGGTGAAAAGGACAGCGTGATTCCGGAAGGACTTAGAAAAGTTATGGAAACTGTCTGCAGTGACTATGACTATATCTTAGGATAA